In Bradysia coprophila strain Holo2 unplaced genomic scaffold, BU_Bcop_v1 contig_538, whole genome shotgun sequence, the DNA window ACCATcctcacaacaagtatctgttaagacattttgtttttttctacgacaaaattttcaatttatcatctGCCTTCAAGTGCCCGTTCCTTTAGGATGAGCGGAATTTGTTAtccattcttcataaataagtggttTAAGTTATTTGAAGCATTTCTTACAATGAATACGTGTATCTGCAGTCGGTTAAAGCtgatttccacatatttttggGGTAAATTTCCTCTAACGGCTGGCgttacttcggatatgtatattccaaGGTCTTACTTTAGACCAGTTTCTGACATGGGAGGAACTAGAGGTCTGTCGCGTCGAATCGGTGTCATCAAGCGTCTTTATTTCCGCAGAGTCAAATTATCATGTAATGGTAAAATTGGTAATTTTTCTGCGAAgtgcacgcgcgtgcgattagtgtttAATAGACttttcgcacgcgcgtgcgattagtgtaTAATGGACTAATTGCACGCGCTCACAAAACAAATCGAAGTCAAATAGtgattccttttacaaaatggcCGAGATATAACTACTGAtcccttctacaaaataaaacgaagtCATCTagtgactccttttacaaaatgaccgAGTTACAACTAATGATTCCCCCatacaaaaaacaatgaaGTCACCTAAtgattccttttacaaaacgaaaCGAAGTCAACAGTGACTTCGTTTACAATATGTCTAAGACACAACTActgatcccttttacaaaacaaaacgaagtCATCTagtgactccttttacaaaatgaccgAGACACAGCCACTGATTCCTCCTACAAAAGAGAACGAAGTCACCTAGTGATTCCCTTTACAAAATAAACCGAAGTCAAAAGTAACTCCTTTCACAATATGACTGAGACACAATTACTGATCCGTTTTACATAATAAAGCTAAGTCAtctaatgactccttttacaaaatgaccgTGATACAACTACTGAATCCTTctacaaaagaaaacaaagtCACGTAGTaactatttttacaaaaacataaGCTACGTCGACCCGTATGAAACACCTATCAGTGTCAAAGCTTCAATCAAATCATATTACAATAGTACAATGTAAAACTGCATCtctaaataattaatgaaaatcgcTTGAAAATGACTCAAAGAAGTGGgcaaaaacactaaaatccaatatggcggCAGCTATTTTATTAGTGCTCTAAAAACAATACCTTTGCTTTACAGTCATACATACcttttaaactaaaataaaaaattcacgaaaatcagATGTTTACACAAgatagaagcaaaaaaaagcaACCCTAATTTCCGATCCCATCATCCgatattgacaattttttccccTGTTAGGGGAGGTATAGATTTCGTCAGTTGTGCCTAACGATGCCGTTGGTTGCATAGCTCCGAAGATTTATATGCGAAAAACCAGTCCCCCATAATAGCTCTAATTTTACGATTACGAAACCGGAGCAAAACAGTTTATCAAAATCTGAAtcgatttactcaagttagagcGGTGACAAACATTACAGAAGGAACTATTTTCTCGTTGATTtcgcatctctggacaaccacgtAAGGTTTCCCCCTACTCAGGTAATGCCAAATATAACTGAATACTACATCTTCAGAATTGCTCCGAACTTTGCACCATCTGTGACTGCAACATAGGGACAATTGTTCGAAAACAAAGTTTTAACGTGCGTTTACAACCACAACTCTGCTACTAgaatgaaaataagaaatatttggagtgtAAATAAAAACGCACAAcacatcaacgcacttcaagcgtgAGTCGTACTCtgaatagggtactgaaacttcaCAATATGTCACACAACTAAAAAACaccggaaaaatattttcatgtaaaatagagtactttctgcagcaGAACACAAGCAATagatatatttgaaaatttgaaggcTTTTTGTCGTTGGAAGAATGAGTGTTCAATGAACactgttcatgctagtagcagtgctgtgctgCAACACATTgtatatgcaaaataaactAGAATTCTAATACCGTCTGCACGCGCGTGCAAATAGTCTATTAtacactattcgcacgcgcgtgccatTAGCATCGGCCATTTTTCTGGCTCCCCTCTCTCTCTTCCTCTCttaaatttgttatatttttccaaaatcactgggaaaatttttgcttCTAAGTTCAAGTAGTCATATTATTTTGGAGTTGGAGGGTAGTGACAAAATAcactctctagcaaacaaactctcagctctctgtgtcaaattcacaccttatttctttgtattctacaaaccactacaaacactattctacattttgactgacttgACTATGatgtacatgtaaattccaaaggctacttgattctttcaccaccttaataaaagtagttttgttGCTGGAGAGGGTATTGGTAGTGATGTTGTTGtagaagaaagaagaaagcCTCGTTTTCTTAATATGGCTTTATTGGTTAAaaagaaatgacaaaaaaaatgtttttttttttcatattattttcctCACAACATAACAATTACACCCTTGCTTCCGAAGAAGAAATACGACCCCCGATTTATGTTATAAAAATGTCTGCAACGGTCGACCCAATTCATCGATCTTTCGTATTCAATATGGGGATGATGctgtggaaatattttttaatattcaatCGGTCATTGTCGTTGATATCATTCAACAGCTTTCTCGtataatctcgcacaccatcgGATACCGTTGTCGTAATACGAGACTGAAACAAACGGGTAATGGTCCGGAGGAACGGTTCGGACATCCAGCGCAGAACCACATTACTTTTGAGTTGCACGGCAATATCACCGAATGACGTAATTTGCATATCGTTCAGAATGACATTCGTGTCatttaaattaatggaaaattcgcCCGTTACTATGGTATCGGTGACGGTTCCGATAACCGTACCAGTAGCGCCCAGTCCCATAACACGTGCATTGAAGTCGTAGCTGAActaaaattgaagtaataaGAGACCCATTAAGATAATCTTTCTTCCGTTACTGTGTCCTCTTCGTGTAACAGTTATCCTTATACCGTTAAAGTAATTACCAtctagcactgcttctagcattagcataaaaaatatttggatgcTGATGGTATGTACCAGAATAAGTCTGTGCATTTCTTTCGTGCAGACAGTAGTCATGCTTTCTTCGTGTCAGTTAAAAACCAACAACACATACAAGTGCACACGTCCATacatgtatgaaaatttgaagactTTTTGACGTCTGACaaaatgctaggagcagtacTATACCATCTACCATCTAGCAGATTTGTCATATGGTATACATCCATGCGCGGATAACACccaaaacaaattaaatttgcaacgagcgaagcgagaagCTGTTGCGAAATGCAAATTATTAGTAAACTAAACTAGCAACGGACGTATAACAACCAGGTAGTGACATCTATACATCCGTATCTCAGGAGGTCATATTAACCTCTAATGGTTGACAGAAAAAGACTCGCTTGGTTACGTGCACAGTGCACGTATATAAAGTAACTATCCAGTTATCGTTAGTGATGTGTGAACGAATACGTATTTACGGAAGTATGAAGTAACATATTCATCATTGAAATACTTTGATTCAACAGATGCGGAATTGTGTATAGTAGGTAGAATTCATCAAAGGTTCATTCAAATAGTGCACGCACTTTCGAAAACACTGTTTTCTGACCCACTCGTATGCAACTGTAGATGGGAACTGTAGATGCATCTGTTACATAATAGTTGTTTGTGAAACACGAATCGGCGTCGCCTCGGTTTGacaattgataaaatatttgttcagtCAATGCAATGAAAACGCTGCAAATCCTTTTtaacgcactagtgcgataaaatatgTTCATGTGACATTGAACACAGTCGGCGTAAATATCGAATTCACTCACTGAATtccataaaacgttgtatgattTTGGATCTTTGAATTTCGAAAAGGTTCCAAAGCTTTTTACGGACTCCTACCCCCTCAGCGCGTTCGTAATTTTTGAGCGGAAAAAcaaagcaattaatttcattgtaataaaatattatgcAAAACGACCTTCAGACCGTTCCTTACCGCTGcacaaaaatggattttcctatttttgtgaaaatttatgatcATTACAGTTTTGTCTGACTCTGACTCCTCCACCTCATATAGAGAACGTATACTTTGTGAATGGTCTCTCGGGTGTCAAGTATCACCAACAACAAATCATGTCCCAAAAAccaatcaatcaaaaataattatcagAAAAACAAACGTCCTCTCACATTCCTCTCACAGTAATTGTCAACATTCAAAGTCTTTCAATTacgaatttgaattaaattcacattatgcaaaatacaaaacgttaaaagaagaaaaaaaagttcaaggTTAAGTTCAAGCAATACCGGTTACGTATACGTATataccaaaaacaaaatcgttaAACAATTCGTATAATAAAACTACATTTCCTTAACCAAATCTCGTTCACCGCTACAGCTTTAATTAACTTTGGATTCAaagtaatatttatttttgcttcaaGGGTCATACGAACATAAATGGAATGTTATCTAGAGAATTCggtggcgatttttttttgtgagggAACAGTCATTAATTCCGTGCTCATTTTTCCGATTCTATTTTCATgtcaaaaatcaatatttttccattaGGCGTCAGACCCGAGCGGACCgaaatttatggaattatGTCCTTAGTGTGAAACTaatgaatataaaaaacaaaacaacaacagacTTACATCAACTTTATCGATTAGAACACTTCCACCCAGCCGAAGGGATTTATTATCCAATATCATGAATACATCACCATACCGTACAACCTTTCGGATATTCCAAACCATTCCATTACTTAGCAGAACTCCGGCATTGTAATTTATGAACAAAGGCCTCTACAAAAACAAGTttaaaaatcacaattcaCTCTTACGGCTTGGTTTGGTGTAAaatgcattaaaaaaaagaggaaaatttGTATCACACATAAGAAAATCCTTCGGATATGTCGGGAATTATGGTCTTATCCAATCCATTTTTAATTACCAGCGGCCAAAGTTCTTCAAGGGCAACGTCAAAGCTTTCATTGATATTTGTCGGTTGTTTATCGTCTTCactgaaaagtttattttatgcATTCAAGCACCAGAAATGGGAGACTATTCTTGGTAAAATTTAATCCCTTTTTCCGAACcacacaaaaagttttcaccaaagaaaattaaattgaaaattgtatagTCACACTCACTCATAGTCCACTAACTGCTGAGACCAACTATATTCGCTAAGCACAACCAAAACTATCAAGAcccaaaacattttgtcgttgTTATGTAATTGCAATTGTATACAAACAGGTAAAAACATTCACGAGtcggagataaaaaaaaagtaaatattcACGCAACACTTTCATTCAGATTTAAAATCTGAGCAAATCGCTCACATTGTTTTAATAAGCCTTGATCCATACCAataccattttcttaattctcTGATGTGTATACCACATCAATTCTCTCTCTGTACGCGCGTATAAAATGATATTATTTGCCAATTATCAAGACAAATATACTTggattaacaattttttttctcgatttaaGTATCTATAAAAAACAACTTCTTTAGAGTTGCAAGattatttcgtttgtttctttaGGGGATTGTTGGGTcacatgaaataattttttttttaatgcgaGGTGTACAGAACATCAGAATCTGTGCGCGTGCGGCGAGAATAACCTTATTTAATCCCATCGAGTGATCAAGAGTTCTCCTTGCAACTGAcactttgttttggttttgaaagATGGTGTAAAAATTGATGTTACTTGTATAAAACCGGTTATTCACACCACACACGgataaaatagtattttacatgcgtTGAAAACTAGTTTTCATGTTTCAGGCACCACTTTCAACGCCCTCAGCTTGTAAGATCTATTAGTAATGACATTACAtagctcgggataaaaagttgaaaagtctcattttcgtgtgcttattgacctcggcttccacggtggggttgaacaaaatttaaataaagtcgcgacaccacctctgatttttttttttcttattcttattgagggactcgagtactatagggaaccacattcagttcgcggatctatccagccgtttcggagaaccggcactcatggccgtgcggaACCGACGAgtaaatttgaatacagattgttatcgccacggatagagggactaattctaagctaatttgtGTTGGAATGGCTTCCCTCGACAATGTGACCACGTAGCTACAGCCGAAGAAACATCACTCACGGAAAATCTGTAGATTTCGATAAAggctgtgtaacttataatATAGATCTCACACGTATATTGGGATTTTCCGTGATGTAGCGATAGTTGCAACAAAAGTCAACTTTTTCGCCatgtttttaaagcaaaatatGTATCAGGAAAGAAACGCAGATGCGTTGTTACAAGGGCATGGGACGACGTACTACTATATCCTAAAAACTACAAATGAGACATCCTTGTTTTCATAGCTGAATACGTTCATTTCTTGAAGTTTTATCCTGAAAACTACAACAGCGCCATACTCAGCTACagaaaatttgctgacaaataCTACTACTACTTATGCTACAAGAACTGTTACGGACAATTTATGTtctcgaaatgaaaaataaggttctcggcttcgcctcgaaacATTTACCATTTACAGCTCTTTTAGCATAAAATACCATTAGGCCTCAGACCCCATCTTCCGctattaagaaaaaaaaaattgttagaaatactaatcccacaaaaacctcaaagagaaaaaggtgacgctagtgtggtaaaaattaaacttccaaaacatttgatattggttttggtgacgcattctgcgcctcaacgtaatcaatttttaccaagaaaattttaacaagaaaatatgtcaacgagaagtttaccgatgagattttacagcgaaagctttacaaaaaaatgcgtcacaagtggcagatgctgaggaaacccctcatacgacaataatcacctgccactttgtgacgcattttttttgtgaagctttcgttgtaaaatctcatcagtaaacttctcgttgacatattttcttgttaaaattttcttggtaaaaattgattaagttaaggcgcagaatgcgtcaccaaaactgttatcaaatgttttggaagtttaatttttactacactagcgtcaccttttcctctttgaggtttttgtgggatatcagttgttttggaagttttgggTAATACATAGAGTTAAGCAAGCTCTACAAGTGACAATTTATCCCAAGTCTACTCTACATACCGTACAATTACAGTGggatttttttggttcggaacattttgagacattttcgaattttaacagtcatcgatgttcctaGTCAATTAAGTTGTTTCCACTTATGATATTTTGCGCCAAGTTATCAAACACTGGAAATCACTTAATGCGTCGATGGAcattaaaactctgataaatgatctaaaattgtgttttcttaagTTGAATATGCAGTATcgccgaaaatatttcaaaaatatgaaatttcaagataaCCGCCGTATTCTTGAAATGTCGATAAAAGTTTACcgtcaacgaaactgtacaagtGACACTTTATTCTaactctctacatgccgtaCAACaggaaatatctcaaaaatacgaaatttcaagaaggCCGCCATGatcttgaaatatcgaaaaaagtcttccgtcaacgaaactgtacaagcgTTACTTTTCCCAACTCTGtatagccgaaaatatctcaaaaatacgaaatttcaagatggccgctgTTATCTTGAAATGCCGGAAAAAGTTATCCGTCAACGAAACTCTATGATTATCAATTTACTGCAACTAGGTATGTGCCATATAGgcataaatacaaaaaattcaaagaatttccaaGATGGCTGCTTTCCACCATTTTGTTGGACATTCTAACCctaaaacaaattccacattgaaacctgaaattccaaaatgatctaaaaaattttgcaaacaaacaaatttttcaaattcataatttcGCGCACATTTTAAATGAAGCACGGCAACACTGATCTactacacaatttttttttttttaagttttttttattgtcggAGAAAGCGTTTTCTCCCGCACTAAAACtccgaaaaaaatataattaaatattacaattaagtttcattacaaaacatttcatttaaataattaaaataaatctagaaaaaaaaaactaagtaAAAGTAACGAGTATTGATTGAATAAAAGTTCttcattgcattttttttttgttgctaccactacatataaaatttttttattattacaaaacgttttttttttacaagaaataaagcgtttacaaaatataaaatatctcGTTCATATTTTCCGACGTATCGAATGTAGCCATTACACTCGCAGCATTGTTTCTTTGAATGGCTAAACTTATCCGTTGTTTTAGATACgtctttgattttctttctccCGTTgc includes these proteins:
- the LOC119083044 gene encoding uncharacterized protein LOC119083044, with translation MFLPVCIQLQLHNNDKMFWVLIVLVVLSEYSWSQQLVDYDEDDKQPTNINESFDVALEELWPLVIKNGLDKTIIPDISEGFSYRPLFINYNAGVLLSNGMVWNIRKVVRYGDVFMILDNKSLRLGGSVLIDKVDFSYDFNARVMGLGATGTVIGTVTDTIVTGEFSINLNDTNVILNDMQITSFGDIAVQLKSNVVLRWMSEPFLRTITRLFQSRITTTVSDGVRDYTRKLLNDINDNDRLNIKKYFHSIIPILNTKDR